The Nitrospirota bacterium genome has a window encoding:
- a CDS encoding PAS domain S-box protein, with the protein MTFWSRSHSLQHKIITAIVMVGLLPLTLLLALTYIEERRALREMTGANFKEVAVEAARRIEMQVSRGMNEAQQLAATPFLRTAVTEANRTYEGKDAQNIQGMIKDWQQRWRQRDKRSEFPLFINRIVTNYLIRWHDIRKSDYVGILVTDQQGALVVSSIPQVEYFYGKTPWWQAVMKSPGPSGYVGEIAFDPSFGTHVVVVAVPILDDTKGAVLGTVTILLRRDTIFRAIAEVTIGTTGHAMLFSSDGAPVICPVLAPEEHSIKPEFVGALRGLKAGWSVVADDSHGSRNALIGFAPVRFGESLVPGSLGGKQWITVVRQDPQETYAPLAELVAKVLLYGLLVLAVLWGTGVVVARRIARPIQLLHDGVREIGSGRLDRRLELKTGDEIEGLADAFNQMATNLQRSFAQIEQRVVDVHRLEEKYRDLIEHSPEMIYQLNRSGRFVHVNKTGLEKLKYTLEEMLSMRLWDLVPRGQEPLVLQYLERLVAQGRSSIETVFVAKDGHPIDVEIHATALIDQERGGLVHSRAFVRDVTERRRLEQQLQEYTTKLETAVSERTQQLVASQARYKALFDLVADSVFMVDPSGMIVAVNKREEQALGYAEANVVGRSLLEVVLAGYHDSLRGWLSDIITGQRKVPTQEIMVRHADGLETPAEMDLIRVGVADKLLVMVQLRDITDRKALERQLETYREELEDKVRERTREIEETKQYLENLLENANDVIYTLDTEQRFTYVNSKIEAWGYRKDDLLGRPYLALLSKRHRGKRLKSTLDIGAKQVYEVEVVTRTGEPRAVMVSVSPLHDVEGAILGVLGIARDMTETKKLEQQIRNSEKLASVGRLAAGVAHEINNPLGGILNCLYNLRKGTLSPGRQEEYRVSMEDGVRRVQKIVRQLLDFSQQHEPEFALTDINHVVDRVLVLTTHLFAPNRIRLDTVLGQGLPNVMIDQHMIEQVLMNLVLNAVHAMKDGGTLTIRTSVVEGVCLVEVRDTGSGIPPAVLPRIFDPFFTTKSEGEGTGLGLSVSLGIVERHGGKIVVDSEVGKGTTFTLYLPVSRERSLLERVS; encoded by the coding sequence ATGACGTTCTGGAGTCGCTCTCATAGTCTCCAGCATAAGATCATCACGGCCATCGTGATGGTCGGACTCTTGCCACTGACTCTTCTGCTGGCGCTCACCTACATTGAGGAGCGTCGCGCACTTCGCGAAATGACCGGCGCCAACTTCAAAGAAGTCGCCGTGGAAGCCGCTCGCCGCATCGAAATGCAGGTCAGCCGTGGGATGAACGAGGCCCAGCAGCTTGCCGCCACCCCTTTTCTTCGCACCGCCGTCACCGAAGCCAACCGTACGTACGAAGGAAAGGATGCCCAAAACATCCAGGGCATGATCAAGGATTGGCAGCAGCGATGGCGCCAGCGGGATAAGCGTAGCGAGTTTCCGCTCTTCATCAATCGTATTGTCACCAACTACCTCATCCGGTGGCACGACATCCGTAAATCGGACTATGTCGGGATTTTGGTCACCGACCAGCAGGGGGCGCTGGTGGTCAGTTCGATCCCGCAAGTAGAGTATTTCTACGGGAAGACGCCTTGGTGGCAAGCGGTGATGAAAAGCCCCGGTCCCAGTGGATATGTGGGCGAGATCGCGTTTGACCCAAGTTTCGGAACTCATGTGGTCGTGGTTGCAGTCCCCATTCTGGACGATACGAAGGGGGCTGTGCTCGGAACCGTCACGATTTTGTTGCGTCGCGACACTATTTTCCGTGCCATTGCCGAAGTCACCATCGGGACGACCGGTCACGCGATGTTATTCAGTTCCGATGGGGCTCCTGTGATTTGTCCGGTTCTGGCTCCGGAAGAGCATTCGATCAAGCCCGAGTTCGTTGGTGCCCTTCGAGGGCTGAAAGCCGGCTGGTCCGTTGTGGCGGACGATTCGCATGGAAGCCGGAACGCTTTGATCGGGTTCGCGCCGGTCCGATTCGGCGAGAGCTTGGTCCCTGGGAGCCTCGGCGGAAAACAATGGATCACCGTGGTGCGGCAGGATCCCCAGGAGACCTATGCGCCGCTTGCTGAACTCGTGGCCAAAGTGCTGCTGTACGGGTTGCTTGTCCTGGCTGTGCTCTGGGGAACTGGCGTGGTAGTTGCCCGGCGGATTGCCCGCCCCATTCAGTTGTTACACGACGGGGTGCGTGAAATCGGAAGTGGACGGTTGGACCGGCGACTGGAGCTGAAGACCGGAGATGAAATTGAAGGGCTCGCCGATGCATTCAACCAGATGGCGACGAATCTCCAACGATCGTTTGCGCAGATCGAGCAGCGGGTGGTGGATGTGCATCGCCTGGAGGAAAAGTACCGCGATTTGATCGAACATTCTCCGGAGATGATCTATCAATTGAATCGGAGTGGCCGCTTCGTCCATGTGAACAAGACGGGGCTCGAGAAGTTGAAATATACCCTCGAGGAAATGCTGTCGATGCGGCTGTGGGATTTGGTGCCGCGAGGTCAGGAGCCACTCGTCCTGCAATATCTGGAACGGTTGGTTGCCCAGGGCCGCAGTTCGATCGAGACGGTGTTTGTGGCAAAAGACGGTCACCCGATCGATGTGGAAATTCATGCCACAGCATTGATCGATCAAGAACGAGGCGGGCTGGTGCACTCACGCGCTTTTGTGCGCGACGTGACCGAACGGCGCCGGCTTGAGCAGCAGTTGCAGGAATATACGACGAAGCTGGAGACGGCGGTGTCGGAGCGGACCCAGCAGCTCGTGGCCTCGCAGGCGCGCTATAAGGCGCTGTTCGACTTGGTGGCCGACTCGGTCTTTATGGTGGATCCGAGCGGAATGATCGTGGCTGTCAATAAACGTGAGGAGCAAGCGCTGGGGTATGCAGAGGCGAACGTGGTCGGCCGCAGTCTGCTCGAAGTGGTGCTCGCTGGTTATCACGATTCGTTACGCGGATGGTTGAGCGACATCATTACGGGGCAGCGGAAAGTGCCGACCCAGGAGATCATGGTGCGCCATGCCGACGGGCTGGAAACTCCGGCTGAAATGGATTTGATTCGAGTCGGAGTGGCGGACAAACTGTTGGTGATGGTGCAGTTACGGGACATCACCGATCGGAAGGCGCTCGAACGGCAGTTGGAGACGTACCGAGAGGAGTTGGAAGATAAGGTCCGAGAACGCACGCGGGAGATTGAAGAGACCAAGCAGTATCTTGAGAATCTGCTCGAGAACGCGAACGATGTCATCTATACCCTCGATACCGAGCAACGGTTTACCTACGTGAACAGCAAGATCGAAGCCTGGGGCTATCGGAAAGACGATCTGCTCGGACGCCCGTACCTTGCGTTGCTCTCCAAGCGACATCGAGGGAAGCGCCTCAAGAGCACCCTGGATATCGGTGCGAAGCAGGTGTATGAAGTTGAAGTGGTGACGCGCACGGGGGAGCCGAGGGCGGTCATGGTGAGTGTCTCCCCCCTGCACGATGTCGAGGGTGCAATACTTGGTGTATTGGGCATTGCGCGAGATATGACCGAGACCAAGAAGCTGGAGCAACAGATCAGGAATTCCGAGAAACTGGCCTCGGTCGGCAGGCTCGCCGCAGGGGTGGCCCACGAAATCAACAATCCCCTTGGCGGCATCCTCAACTGTCTCTACAACTTGAGAAAAGGGACGCTGTCGCCAGGCCGGCAAGAAGAATATCGGGTGTCGATGGAGGATGGCGTGCGGCGTGTGCAAAAGATTGTTCGGCAGCTCCTCGATTTTTCCCAGCAGCATGAGCCGGAGTTTGCGCTGACGGATATCAATCACGTCGTCGATCGGGTGTTGGTCTTGACGACGCACCTCTTTGCTCCGAATCGAATCCGGTTGGATACGGTACTCGGACAGGGGCTGCCGAATGTGATGATCGACCAGCACATGATCGAGCAGGTGCTGATGAACTTGGTCTTGAATGCGGTGCATGCGATGAAGGATGGTGGGACGCTGACGATTCGAACCTCTGTGGTCGAAGGAGTCTGTCTGGTCGAAGTGCGCGATACGGGGTCGGGCATTCCGCCGGCGGTTCTGCCGAGGATTTTCGATCCCTTCTTTACGACAAAGAGCGAAGGCGAAGGGACCGGTCTCGGCCTGTCGGTCAGCCTCGGCATCGTCGAGCGCCACGGAGGAAAGATCGTGGTGGATAGTGAGGTCGGGAAGGGGACGACCTTTACCCTCTATCTTCCTGTTTCGAGAGAACGTTCGTTGTTGGAGAGGGTGTCATGA
- the yajC gene encoding preprotein translocase subunit YajC, protein MVMQSVAWAQGIGGGGASSSSGTLLSLIPFALIFVIFYFLLILPQQKRAKQQKALLEALKKGDKVITGSGIWGTVTNLGKETVTLQIADSAKVRIQREHIARLRADDEDKDKDS, encoded by the coding sequence ATGGTAATGCAATCGGTCGCATGGGCTCAAGGAATCGGTGGTGGAGGGGCGAGTTCGAGTTCCGGGACGCTCTTGTCTCTCATTCCGTTTGCGCTGATCTTCGTGATTTTTTACTTCCTGCTCATTTTGCCGCAGCAAAAACGCGCGAAACAGCAGAAGGCATTGCTGGAGGCCCTGAAGAAGGGCGACAAGGTGATCACGGGGTCGGGCATCTGGGGGACCGTGACGAATCTCGGGAAAGAGACGGTGACGTTGCAGATCGCCGATAGTGCCAAGGTCCGGATACAACGGGAGCACATCGCTCGATTGCGCGCCGACGATGAAGACAAGGATAAGGACTCGTAG
- a CDS encoding sigma-54 dependent transcriptional regulator: MKGLKILLVDDEPLMRLSMVDALEAVGHDVLAAASGTEGIDAVRQRPFDLVITDLRLPGADGLTVLAATKEQSAQTEVVVITAHGSVETAVGAMKLGAFDYITKPFQMDELLLIVERAGRVVALRRENQDLKEALEHKFSFGGILGTNNQMRAVLEKIKLVAGTDSTTLILGESGTGKELVANAIHQNSARSQHPLIKVSCAALPETLLEAELFGHEKGAFTGAMKQRRGRFELAHRGTLFLDEIGEISPVIQVKLLRVLQERQFERVGGNDTIDVDVRLVCATQRDLRKEVAQGRFREDLFYRLNVVPIVIPPLRQRQEDIMVIGEHVLKVCSAKMNKTVKGFSSAARELFLRYSFPGNVRELENMVERAVALGREREPIQPSDLCGFQSCPYTGGVPQESCGFCSEGLTGQKREERPLTSLATAREQFEKEYIVSVLARVEGSRTTGAKILGLSRKALWEKCKRYGIPSAKDEPEEV, from the coding sequence ATGAAGGGGCTGAAGATTCTGCTCGTTGATGATGAGCCGCTGATGCGGCTTTCGATGGTCGATGCGTTGGAAGCGGTTGGCCATGACGTCTTGGCGGCGGCATCCGGGACGGAGGGGATCGACGCCGTTCGTCAGCGGCCTTTCGATCTGGTGATCACCGATCTCCGGCTGCCCGGCGCAGATGGATTGACGGTGCTGGCTGCGACGAAAGAGCAATCGGCCCAGACGGAGGTCGTGGTGATTACGGCCCATGGATCGGTGGAGACAGCGGTCGGCGCCATGAAACTCGGTGCGTTCGACTACATCACCAAACCGTTTCAGATGGACGAATTGCTGTTGATCGTCGAGCGTGCAGGCCGTGTGGTGGCGTTGCGGCGAGAGAATCAGGATCTCAAGGAGGCATTGGAACACAAGTTCAGCTTCGGGGGCATCCTCGGCACCAACAATCAAATGCGAGCGGTACTTGAGAAAATCAAACTGGTCGCAGGGACGGATTCGACGACCTTGATTCTGGGAGAGAGCGGCACGGGCAAGGAGTTGGTCGCCAATGCCATTCACCAAAACAGCGCCAGAAGCCAGCACCCGTTGATCAAGGTCAGCTGTGCGGCGTTACCGGAAACCCTGTTGGAAGCGGAACTATTCGGTCATGAGAAGGGGGCCTTCACCGGAGCGATGAAGCAGCGGCGTGGGCGATTTGAACTGGCGCATCGAGGCACGTTGTTCCTCGACGAAATCGGTGAAATCTCGCCGGTCATCCAAGTGAAATTGCTGCGGGTCCTACAAGAAAGGCAGTTCGAGCGTGTGGGAGGGAACGACACGATCGACGTCGACGTGCGTTTGGTTTGCGCGACCCAGAGGGATCTTCGGAAAGAAGTCGCTCAGGGGCGGTTTCGAGAAGACTTGTTTTACCGGCTCAATGTCGTGCCTATCGTGATTCCGCCGTTACGCCAACGGCAGGAAGACATCATGGTCATCGGGGAGCATGTGTTGAAGGTTTGCTCTGCCAAGATGAATAAGACGGTGAAGGGGTTTTCTTCCGCCGCGCGTGAGCTCTTCTTGCGGTATTCATTTCCCGGGAATGTGCGGGAGTTGGAGAACATGGTCGAGCGTGCGGTGGCGTTGGGGCGGGAGCGTGAACCGATTCAACCGTCGGATCTGTGCGGGTTTCAGTCCTGCCCCTATACGGGCGGGGTGCCGCAAGAGTCCTGTGGATTTTGTAGCGAAGGGCTGACGGGGCAGAAGCGTGAGGAACGTCCGCTGACTTCGCTGGCGACGGCGCGTGAACAGTTTGAGAAGGAATATATTGTGTCGGTGTTGGCGCGGGTGGAGGGCAGCCGCACGACCGGTGCGAAGATTCTCGGCCTTTCGCGGAAAGCCCTCTGGGAAAAGTGCAAGCGCTACGGCATTCCTTCGGCCAAAGACGAACCGGAGGAGGTATAG
- the tgt gene encoding tRNA guanosine(34) transglycosylase Tgt: MNFSVLQEDRETSARLGRLSTAHGAIDTPAFMPVGTLGPVKGIDPADLEQLGFGLMLNNAYHLYLRPGHKVVAEMGGLHRFTGWPGAILTDSGGFQIFSLAKLCKVTDEGVSFQSHLDGSTHFITPETAIEIEEALGADIMMAFDHCVALPAEKEVVRDAVRRTTLWAKRCQDSRRRTDQALFGIVQGGLDAELRVTSARDLVGLGFEGYAVGGLSVGESKAEMHAMLDVTVPELPTSKPRYLMGVGMPEDLIEGVARGIDLFDCVVPSRHGRTGSLFTSFGRVVIKQARYIRDEQPIDPACGCPVCARYSRAYLHHLFQVKEMLSSRLNTIHNLWYFAELMGQVRSAIAQGTLRSFRDDFYRSRAASDVSAIDVAEADIHRHARLD, translated from the coding sequence ATGAATTTTTCAGTGCTGCAGGAAGATCGTGAGACCAGTGCGCGGTTGGGGAGACTCAGCACCGCCCATGGTGCTATCGACACGCCGGCCTTCATGCCGGTTGGCACGTTGGGGCCGGTGAAAGGGATCGATCCCGCCGATCTCGAGCAGCTCGGCTTTGGTCTGATGCTGAACAACGCCTACCACCTCTATCTGCGGCCTGGGCATAAGGTCGTGGCTGAGATGGGTGGATTGCATCGTTTCACCGGGTGGCCCGGAGCGATCTTGACGGATAGCGGTGGATTCCAGATTTTCAGTCTTGCCAAATTGTGCAAGGTCACGGATGAAGGCGTGAGTTTTCAGTCGCATCTCGATGGGTCCACGCATTTCATCACACCGGAGACGGCCATCGAGATCGAGGAAGCGCTGGGGGCCGATATCATGATGGCGTTCGATCATTGCGTGGCCTTGCCGGCTGAAAAAGAGGTGGTGCGGGATGCGGTGCGACGGACCACCCTCTGGGCGAAACGCTGTCAGGACAGCCGGCGTCGCACGGATCAAGCCCTCTTCGGAATTGTACAAGGCGGGTTGGACGCAGAGCTCCGCGTCACTTCCGCGCGCGATCTCGTCGGGCTTGGCTTCGAGGGTTATGCTGTCGGAGGACTCTCGGTGGGAGAGTCGAAGGCTGAGATGCATGCCATGTTGGATGTGACGGTGCCGGAGTTGCCGACTTCGAAACCTCGCTATTTGATGGGTGTCGGGATGCCGGAGGACTTGATCGAAGGCGTCGCTCGGGGGATCGATCTCTTCGATTGTGTCGTGCCGTCGCGCCATGGGCGGACCGGCTCGCTGTTTACCAGTTTTGGGCGAGTGGTGATCAAGCAAGCGCGGTATATCCGTGATGAACAGCCGATCGATCCGGCTTGTGGCTGTCCGGTCTGCGCGCGCTATTCGCGGGCCTATCTGCATCACCTTTTCCAGGTGAAAGAAATGTTGTCGTCGAGACTGAATACGATCCACAATCTCTGGTATTTTGCCGAGCTGATGGGCCAGGTACGGTCAGCGATCGCACAGGGGACGTTGCGGTCGTTCCGGGATGATTTTTATCGATCCAGGGCGGCATCGGACGTTTCCGCGATCGACGTGGCTGAGGCTGATATTCACCGGCATGCCAGGTTGGACTAA
- the argS gene encoding arginine--tRNA ligase: protein MSSGVVQEKVTSALLGALNGAKQKGQLKTEAWPELSLDAPKRPEWGDLASTVAMSLAASEQRAPHDIAQIIIDNLSQREQLFDRVEIARPGFLNLTLKPSIWQEVLREIETQGSTYGRAELGESRRVLVEYVSANPTGPLHVGHGRGAAVGQAVANMLKAVGYDVVSEYYINDAGRQMKLLGTSVYARYEALSNRPVEFPTEGYHGAYITAVAEHVKQQLESELTGRTAAEVEERCRTFAYEELLGLIREDLKYFGIEFESWFSEASLVDSGAVQRVLDELKAQQFLFEEEGAWWFRSSAFGDEKDRVVRKQDGEYTYLASDIAYHQDKLRRGYDLLIDVWGADHHGYIPRMQAVVQAYGHPKDRLQVVLVQMVNLLRGGKKVEMSKRAGEFITMREVIDEVGADAAKFFFLMRDSNSHLDFDLELAKQRSSDNPVYYVQYAHARIASLWRVAAARGIACPLPSEADLSVLTDPDELGLLRKLSAYPSVLQGSALAYEPHRMTYYLQQLAGLLHTFYNKHRILPPAADRDLLAVTPEGLVPVEGVPKEVLVPERTAARLALMRGIQQVLKNGLGVLGVSAPDQM, encoded by the coding sequence TTGTCCAGCGGGGTCGTTCAGGAAAAGGTCACCAGTGCACTCCTCGGAGCGCTCAATGGAGCCAAACAGAAGGGCCAACTGAAGACGGAAGCCTGGCCTGAACTGAGTCTGGATGCTCCCAAACGGCCTGAATGGGGAGACTTAGCCTCAACGGTTGCGATGTCTCTCGCGGCCTCCGAGCAACGAGCGCCCCATGACATTGCCCAAATTATCATCGACAACCTCTCTCAGCGCGAACAACTCTTTGACCGTGTCGAAATTGCCAGACCCGGGTTCCTGAACCTCACGCTCAAGCCTTCCATCTGGCAGGAAGTGCTCAGGGAAATCGAGACGCAAGGATCAACCTACGGGCGAGCTGAATTGGGTGAGAGTCGCCGCGTGTTGGTGGAATATGTGAGTGCCAATCCGACTGGCCCATTGCATGTGGGCCATGGGCGCGGCGCGGCGGTCGGGCAGGCGGTTGCGAATATGCTCAAGGCTGTCGGGTATGACGTCGTGAGTGAGTACTATATCAACGATGCCGGCCGGCAGATGAAACTGCTGGGAACCTCTGTCTATGCCAGGTACGAAGCATTGTCCAATCGACCGGTAGAGTTTCCGACAGAAGGTTATCACGGGGCTTACATCACGGCTGTGGCCGAGCATGTGAAGCAACAGCTCGAATCTGAGCTGACCGGACGAACGGCTGCAGAGGTAGAGGAGCGCTGTCGCACGTTTGCCTATGAGGAGTTGCTGGGGCTGATTCGCGAGGATCTGAAGTATTTCGGGATCGAGTTCGAGTCCTGGTTCAGCGAGGCCTCCCTTGTAGATTCTGGTGCGGTGCAGCGGGTGTTGGATGAATTGAAAGCGCAGCAGTTCCTGTTTGAGGAGGAAGGGGCCTGGTGGTTCCGATCCTCCGCATTCGGTGATGAGAAAGACCGTGTTGTCCGGAAGCAGGACGGTGAGTACACCTACCTGGCGTCCGATATCGCCTACCATCAGGATAAGTTGCGGCGCGGATACGATCTCTTGATCGACGTCTGGGGCGCGGATCACCATGGCTACATTCCCCGCATGCAAGCGGTCGTGCAGGCCTATGGGCATCCGAAAGATCGCCTTCAGGTCGTGCTGGTTCAGATGGTGAATCTGTTGCGCGGCGGGAAAAAAGTTGAAATGTCGAAGCGGGCCGGCGAGTTCATTACGATGCGGGAGGTCATCGATGAAGTCGGGGCCGACGCGGCCAAGTTCTTTTTCTTGATGCGCGATTCGAATTCACATCTCGACTTCGATTTGGAGTTGGCGAAGCAGCGGTCATCCGATAATCCCGTCTATTATGTGCAGTATGCCCATGCCAGGATCGCCAGCCTCTGGCGCGTCGCGGCTGCGCGCGGCATCGCCTGTCCTCTGCCAAGCGAGGCGGATCTATCGGTATTGACGGATCCGGATGAATTGGGGTTGCTTCGCAAGCTCTCGGCGTATCCGTCAGTCCTACAGGGCAGTGCCCTGGCCTATGAGCCTCACCGGATGACCTATTATCTTCAGCAGTTAGCCGGGTTGCTCCATACGTTTTACAACAAGCACCGGATTCTGCCTCCCGCTGCGGATCGAGATCTGCTGGCGGTTACGCCGGAGGGATTGGTCCCTGTCGAGGGAGTGCCGAAAGAAGTGCTAGTCCCTGAACGGACTGCGGCAAGATTGGCGCTGATGCGAGGCATCCAGCAAGTCTTGAAAAATGGACTCGGCGTACTCGGGGTTTCCGCACCGGATCAGATGTAG
- the secF gene encoding protein translocase subunit SecF, whose protein sequence is MLEILGKTNFDFMGKRRFSFLFSGIMVVLGLVAVIQISRGAANLGIDFVGGTAVQLKFDQAIRIDEARKILEENGLANAELQEFGQENKLLIRLKTSTTLEEKVAERVVAVFTKEFPSNHFVVDSSTEIGPAIGHKLQEDALIAVLISFAGIILYVAGRFELRFGIAAAMATFHDVLAVLGAFYILDKEITLLVVTALLTLAGYSMTDTVVVFDRIRENLRMRRRDSEETIINNAVNQVLSRTIVTSLTVVLVLIPLTLAGGEVLHDFSLALLWGVIFGTYSSIFVASPLLLLWPGASGRLLKRS, encoded by the coding sequence ATGTTAGAGATTCTTGGAAAAACCAATTTTGATTTCATGGGAAAGCGCCGCTTTTCCTTTCTGTTTTCCGGCATCATGGTGGTGCTGGGGCTTGTGGCGGTCATTCAGATTAGCCGAGGGGCAGCCAACCTCGGCATCGATTTCGTGGGCGGCACCGCGGTCCAGCTGAAGTTCGACCAAGCGATCCGGATCGACGAAGCCCGAAAAATATTGGAGGAGAACGGCTTGGCCAATGCCGAACTGCAAGAGTTCGGTCAGGAGAACAAACTCCTGATCCGCCTGAAAACATCGACGACTCTTGAGGAGAAGGTTGCCGAACGGGTCGTGGCGGTGTTCACGAAGGAATTCCCGTCGAACCATTTCGTGGTCGATTCCAGTACGGAAATCGGGCCGGCTATCGGGCATAAGCTGCAAGAGGACGCTCTCATCGCGGTCCTCATCTCCTTTGCCGGGATCATCCTCTATGTGGCGGGGCGATTTGAGCTTCGATTCGGCATCGCGGCGGCCATGGCGACGTTCCATGACGTCTTGGCGGTCCTGGGCGCATTTTACATTCTGGATAAGGAAATCACCCTGTTGGTGGTGACGGCGTTGCTGACGTTGGCCGGCTATTCCATGACGGATACGGTCGTCGTCTTCGATCGGATCAGAGAAAACCTCAGGATGCGGCGGCGGGACAGCGAGGAGACGATTATCAACAATGCGGTCAATCAAGTGTTGAGCCGCACGATCGTCACCAGTTTGACCGTCGTATTGGTACTGATTCCTCTGACGTTGGCCGGCGGAGAGGTCTTGCACGACTTCTCGCTCGCCTTGCTCTGGGGCGTGATATTCGGGACCTATTCGTCGATCTTCGTCGCCAGTCCGTTGCTGTTGCTCTGGCCGGGAGCCTCCGGGCGGCTGTTGAAACGGAGTTAG
- the secD gene encoding protein translocase subunit SecD produces MKKVSGRLTLLALVVVVSVIFFIPSYQPFYQALPGWLKNVMPNKGITLGLDLQGGIHLVMEVDEDRAVEIAVDRSVVSLQDLLVDKKIPVESVNRTGPTQVTIQFQNAELKAQIQKMLDEYPTFTETESAGSANKLVWELREIEVKRIKDSAINQALETIRNRIDQFGVAEPMVQRQGLKQIVVQLPGVKEPKRAKDLIKETALLEFKMLDEDNQLKLDLPARIPKEKEAEVLKQAEAKLPVGDQILFERAVDKDTGREYRIPYLVKKRVMLTGDVLSDARVSIGQFNDPYVSISFDAKGGREFERITGDNVKKRMAVVLDNTIYSAPVIQERITGGRAQITGTFSMQEASDLAIVLRAGALPAPLKIIQDLTVGPSLGKDSIEKGVQATLFAGALVVLFMMVYYRTSGVIADFALALNLLCLMGALSALNATLTLPGIAGIVLTIGMGVDSNVLIFERIREELRLGKAVRLAVDGGYDKAMLTIIDSHVTTLITGVALFLFGTGPIKGFAVTLCLGIGINLFTALVGTKVIFDLMNQRHKVEQLSI; encoded by the coding sequence ATGAAAAAAGTGAGTGGGCGGTTAACATTGCTGGCGTTGGTGGTCGTCGTATCGGTGATCTTTTTCATCCCGTCCTATCAGCCGTTCTATCAAGCCCTGCCTGGCTGGCTGAAGAACGTGATGCCGAACAAAGGGATTACCTTGGGGCTGGATCTTCAAGGCGGGATTCATCTCGTCATGGAAGTGGACGAAGATCGCGCGGTCGAAATTGCCGTCGATCGATCGGTCGTGTCGCTACAAGACCTGTTGGTCGATAAGAAAATTCCCGTCGAGTCTGTGAACAGGACGGGACCGACTCAGGTCACGATCCAATTCCAAAACGCCGAACTCAAGGCGCAGATTCAGAAGATGCTCGATGAGTATCCGACCTTCACCGAGACGGAGTCTGCGGGGTCGGCGAATAAGCTGGTGTGGGAGTTGCGAGAAATAGAGGTTAAGCGGATTAAGGATTCCGCGATCAACCAGGCCTTGGAAACGATTCGGAACCGCATCGACCAGTTCGGCGTGGCCGAACCGATGGTGCAGCGGCAGGGGTTGAAGCAGATCGTCGTGCAGTTGCCCGGCGTGAAAGAACCCAAGCGCGCTAAGGATTTGATCAAAGAGACGGCCTTGCTCGAGTTTAAAATGCTCGACGAGGACAATCAGCTGAAGCTCGATCTGCCGGCTCGCATTCCCAAAGAAAAAGAGGCGGAGGTCCTGAAACAGGCCGAGGCGAAGTTGCCTGTCGGCGATCAAATTCTTTTCGAACGGGCGGTCGACAAAGACACCGGCCGCGAGTACCGGATTCCCTATCTCGTGAAAAAACGGGTTATGTTGACCGGCGATGTGTTGAGCGATGCGCGGGTGTCGATCGGTCAATTCAACGATCCCTACGTCTCGATCAGTTTTGACGCCAAGGGTGGTCGGGAGTTCGAGCGGATTACGGGTGACAACGTCAAGAAGCGCATGGCCGTAGTACTCGACAACACAATCTACTCGGCTCCGGTGATTCAAGAACGTATTACCGGGGGGCGCGCGCAAATTACCGGGACGTTCTCGATGCAAGAGGCGAGCGACCTGGCCATTGTCCTCCGGGCCGGCGCCCTGCCGGCTCCGCTCAAGATTATTCAAGATCTCACCGTCGGACCGTCGCTAGGGAAGGACTCGATCGAGAAAGGCGTGCAGGCCACGCTGTTTGCCGGTGCTCTGGTGGTCTTGTTCATGATGGTCTATTACCGGACGTCCGGGGTGATTGCGGACTTTGCGCTGGCGCTGAATTTGCTCTGTTTAATGGGGGCCCTTTCTGCGCTAAACGCCACCTTGACCTTGCCGGGAATTGCCGGAATTGTGCTCACGATCGGGATGGGCGTCGACTCGAATGTCCTGATTTTCGAGCGTATCCGCGAAGAACTGCGACTCGGAAAAGCGGTCAGGCTCGCGGTGGATGGTGGATATGACAAGGCGATGTTGACGATCATCGACTCTCACGTGACCACGCTGATCACGGGAGTAGCGCTGTTTCTCTTCGGTACGGGACCGATCAAAGGGTTCGCCGTGACCCTCTGTCTCGGCATCGGGATCAATCTGTTTACCGCCCTGGTGGGCACGAAGGTCATCTTCGACCTTATGAATCAACGACACAAAGTCGAACAGTTAAGCATCTAG